In Lineus longissimus chromosome 5, tnLinLong1.2, whole genome shotgun sequence, the genomic stretch ATCGTTAAAAAGCAACTTACGTTAGCCAAAACGTTGAAGGGGAAGTCCAATTGTGGGAGCTGGAAGGCTTGTTGGTTCATGGTATAGTGTCCGGCCTTGATAGGGCATTTACAGGTGATGCCATTGCTGGTCAGCTCTGGTGGGCATACGGGGACCGTATCAAGAAGGGCACAGGCATCATCGTAGTTGCTAGAATAAAAGTGATTTTAGTGACGAAGATTAAAAGAACatcatatttttgataaaagtagCCACGCCTACCAATTGCAAGAGAAGGTCTGGTGTGATATTCTGACAGTTCTATAAGGGCCAAATAGAATCTGGGATTGTACTGAAATATAATAAGCGAGACATTGTTATTGTCAGCTTGGACAAGATCCTTAAATAATCATTGCAATATTTTTAGACGTCTATTGCAAATTCTACTGTATAAATGAACTGACATGCCCAGAGTATCACGTCAACTGTGGGTATCGTCGACAGTGGGTATATCGAACCAGGGATCTCATGACCGCTAGTCTTAGAGACTGGATCACTCCACCAACGCGGCTCCTTGGATCAGGGATATGGTTGCTTTCCAATACGCAATGGCTTCCCCAGTAACCACAAAATCTAACAACTCACCAAGTTCCTACATTGGCAACGCAGGGGATGGTGATGAAGGCACCGAACCATTTCTGTTGAAGTTTGACGCTCATCTTGACTGGGGCGACAACATCCTGGAGTACGTCAGCATCAAAGGTCACGGTGAAGGGTTTGCCGTTCCCGACTGGGATCTCATTCGGGTTCACGTCCAGGTGATTCAGTTTGAGGGCGGCACCGGCTGTAATGAGATGGAAGAAATGCAACGCAATCCAGAGATCAGTGGTGCAGACCGGTCGTGGTCGAtgcagaagtttgaaaaccagaATTAGGCATTACATTTACTTACAGCAGTCAGTGTAGCTAGCCCTGGTCACGCGGGGACGGCTTCCCATAGACACGTTAGCCGCTGCAAGGGCGCACAAGGCGCTGAGAAGAATGAATCGGAATGCCATGGCGTTTGTTTCGATCTGAGTGAAGTGACAGAGTCATAAAAATAACAAGTGTTTTAAATCAGACTTATCAAATCTAATCATTCACATAATTAAAGGTGTAGTTTATCCTGATCTATCAAAGGGAACGAACCAGGTGGTTTGGTTTGGCTTTCCTTTTTGGTTACGTCACTGAGTCGATGTCGAGGCGACACGTATAGTATTGGTGGTATTCGACTTTCTGTTCTGGCATTGGTGCAAAAACAATATTCTCCAAAGCGTCAAACGCACTGTGCGAAAATATCgcatgaagtacatgtatgggaTTTCGCACAACTAAAGTTTCGGCTTACGCTTttcattttctcgggcggtgaacaTAAATCTTCTCATTTCAAAGTCCAGCGCAGATCAGTGAGCTAGACTCGGTCTAATGAACATGTGGACAGgtctgcaatagggttccattcgaCTGATGCGCGGTAAGGGTATTAAATTGCTCGTGCAAAGTTCGCTTTAATATGTActagaagggggggggggggagcggcTGGAAGCCATTTTAACAGCCACatatgaaggtcaaggtcaccctAAATCGAGCATATAATCATTCCAGTTGAATTTGTCTTACACTGTGAGTCAGGTTTGAGGCCAAGTCGCCTGGATTTATTAATTTTCTACCACAGCTAATTTCTAATAAAGCATGGGATTCCCATACGGAGGTACCCGGTCATGAGTATATCGCCCTATCGTTTTCATGGACTAATCATGTCGTTTAGTTGCCGTGCTTTAATCTAGGGCAACTGACGTACATTCAGTATAGGTATCACGACCGGACAAATAAATATGCATTCAACTTGCTAAAAAATACTGGTTATAAGTTCATGACTTTTTATGAAAACTTCGCATTCACTTGTGGGAAGAGTATATCTACATTTACAGTACAAGTGTCAGAATGATAAGGGTCCAAAAATATTGACTAAAAGCAGAAGCTGACGTCTTCACCGCGCCAGTCGTGAGACCCCTCGCTGTTGTTAACAAATTGGCGCTGATGATTATCTGACGCGCCTATGGCAACCTTCGTACGAGCACGACAGCGGATAGTTTTAGGCAGGTGATtaggcagatttcgcaaccCCCAGGAAAGGCGAAGTATGATCTACGAAGGTCTGCGTGTCACCAGGTCCTGTGCTTATTCAGTATTGCCGCGTTCAAACGAAACCCTGTCCTCACAGTCAAGTTTCGATGCCAATACAACTTGGAATTCGTTTGAGACTGATGAAGCCGGAGTCTGATTCAGACACCTTCTCTAGGACAGTTCCCTTTAATTTCGT encodes the following:
- the LOC135487431 gene encoding ganglioside GM2 activator-like — its product is MAFRFILLSALCALAAANVSMGSRPRVTRASYTDCSGAALKLNHLDVNPNEIPVGNGKPFTVTFDADVLQDVVAPVKMSVKLQQKWFGAFITIPCVANVGTCNYDDACALLDTVPVCPPELTSNGITCKCPIKAGHYTMNQQAFQLPQLDFPFNVLANGEFKAEVRLSDQAGTPLACLDVQFEMGGCEGWLCNLGR